From the Triticum urartu cultivar G1812 chromosome 4, Tu2.1, whole genome shotgun sequence genome, the window GGTAGATAGGCTCTGCAAGCAAATGTAAGAACTCTGCTCAACAAAGTCCCTGTCAGTTACCTTGAAACAAAAAAGTTTGGCCAGTGTTTTGTACTAACTGTGTATTGCTTTGCAGGTATCAGTGCATCGAGAATGATTTGTTATACCCTCTCCGCACGCCTCATAATATTGCCCCATACAAATCCAAGGGTCTTGATAGAGCCTCAGAGCTCCATATTTGTTTGGACTCTGCTGAACAAAGTTCGCCATCTACGAAGTGTAGTCAGGATGAACACAAGAGTCAACCTGGTTTATGTAGCGAACCAGGTATTTAACTTGCAATATTTCCTTCATACCAAGGCTTAAATTCATATGATAAGCATCACCATGTCCATACTACTCCccccgttcggaattacttgtcgcagaaatgaatgtatctagatgtgttttagttctagatacatccatttccgagacaagtaattccgaacggaggcaGTAGAAGTTAGGTATTGGCTGTTTCTGATTGCTTATATTTTAATTGAGATTAGCTGTTTCTGGTTGCTGATGCATATTTTACCATCCGCCCTAGGCTCATCTCTTACGGGAAAGCGACCTATTCTTCAGATGCACGGGTCAAGTTCCGACAACAGTGGACGCCCGTCTcacaagagagagagaagagacgCTCATGGCGGCGGTGCTCTTTTCGATCTCAACGTGCCAGCCGAAGTGGCGGACAAGATCTGAAGCTCCAGTATCGGACAGAACATTCCGCTGCAACTGTACAGCTGACCTGTGTTTCTTCAGCTACATAAAGGAATTTGTGTTCTCTTTTGTTGCCCTGGGGCGCTTGCATGCGCCGCAACCTCACCCACCCTGGGGCTGTGATCCCGACCCGACCAATAGAGCAAGCAAACTTTCAACTTATCCTCTTGTATATCATGACATGACATGATCCCGTTGTGCATAGCTCCTATAATGCTAAATCTACCTGTTGAGCAAGAAGATAACTTTTTTTGGGAGAGAACTCTAGACATGTTTTACTATGTTTGTGCTGCAAATTGCAATTTATTGTAGAAGTAACTGCTTCAAGCTCTTTGGGACGCTGACTTTCTAAAATTGGAAACTGAATACTACCAGCTGGTTTAAAGTTGGGACTCCGTCTTGTGGTGGTAGTCAACCAGATGAGGTTCTTTAGGTCAGCTGATTGATTCCCATCCAGGCTCGCAAAAGTTTGAATCCTGGGAATGCGTTCCCGCTGAGGAATGCAAGATGCTGCCTGTGGAGGATTGCGGTGCGAGATGCACATCAGCATGTCTGTCGTTGAGGCATGTTTTACCCCGAGATTTTGTCAGCTCTGCTAGCTTCGAACATGCTGCCTTGGAAGTCAAGCTTTGGATTACGTGTTGAAACGTAGCCCCTTGGCTGCTCATGCAAAGGGACAGGCTGCATATGGGGTaaaatttcgtgttttgacccttttctAATCTCTATTCGAGATCTGATCctagtttgaaattttttgagaTCTGGCCCTTTTGTTATCGTAAGGGTCCATAGCCTACCGCCAGGGACCTTGGTGATAGAAAACACCCGTACCGCCAAACAGAATGACGGTAGCATGTACAACCCTATCGTTAAGGTGTTCGGCGATGGGCACGAACACACACTGTGTTCAATACTTAACAAATTTTTGCGGTAGAGCATGCAACCCTACCGCCATGGACCCTGGCGGTAGCAAAAGGATCAGATTTCGAAAAAAATCAAACTAAGATCAGATTTCGAATAGGTATCGAAAGagggtcaaaacacgaaattttGCCACATATGGCGACCCGATGGTACCGAGGATGCGCTTGTACCACGCGCATCACCTGAGAATCTACCGGCGCGTGAAAGAACACTCCATGTTGTCCTCTCCCGTGCTTTCCTTTGGATTTGTGTCGTCCGTCCTCTCTATTCGCTAGGTAAGCTATCTAATGGAAAATGCTCGAGCTCTGCACGCCCATTGACTTCCAGATAGGACACCGTTGCCACGGTCGTAGCAGTTGGTAAGCTCTAGGCGTTTAGCGCGCTCTCTGACAGCTTGGAAGACCGATGAGAAGAATCTTTCCCGGATCTCGAACTGAGGAGGCTTCAGTAATCAAATGCCGCCGGAGCTGGTTTCCTATGCGCGCTTGCACATCACGCTGCATCGGTGTGGTTCCTTTCCTTGCTTCACCTGCTCTTTCCAGCGGCTATTCTACCACTCGGCACCGGTCCAAGAGCACATGAGACCCCCGGCATGTCTGTCGCCGGGACGGTTCTTTAATCACTCCACTGAGATTCGAATAGCTTCTCTTAATCGAGGCCGCTTTGTCGTTATTACGTACGGGCGCAGCTCCCCTAGGTTGTCATTGACAGCATCATTGGGGATAGACGGGGAGTGTATCTTATCTTACTGCTCATGCTAATGATCATTGTGAACCAAGTGGGACAAGGAACGTCTCCTTTCTTCTTACTCTTCGCCAGTTCCGACAATACATCCATTTATGCGACAAGTAATTttagacggagggagtaacagATATCCAAAAGCCCTTCATTTGCCAACACATAGCAAAAAACCAGAGAGTGCAAAACTTACTACCAGCAGGAGCATATATACCGAACGTACCTTTTCCGTTAGCCATCAAGTCTCTGTTGTGCGATGCGATAAATACTGCCAGTGCAGAAGCAAGTACCGTCTCTTATCATACACATATATAGCACGATGCACAAAAGATTGGTCCAGCAGAACGAATAGTCGTGCAAGGAAAAAAATGCCCTGGGCTAATAATGCTCTCTAGGTACGTACTACGTGCACCGTGGTGGAGGGCGCGTGCGATTGCGACGTGGGGGCGCCGGGCCGGATCATGCTTGAGGAACAGTTGAGTGAGGGGCGCGACCAAACCCACAGCTAAAACTGCAGTGGGATTCCGTGACAAGCAGCTACATGACATTTGGGGCCCGGACGCCCGGTTAGGGTACATGAGGGATGGGGCTGGGCAAGGCATCCACCGAATCCAGCCAGTGCACGCCTCCTATCCCATCCCATCCCATCCCATGTAGCGTTTGGCGTGTATGCTGCTTGCCCCAAGGCTCAACCAGCTCTGGGACAATTGACACGATCCAACCAAGTGTATGCATCCATGTAACGTAAGCGCTCACATATGGAGTTAGACCATCAATGTACGTGCAGCAATATATATTTCCTTCGTGTTCACGTTCTAACCTTTTCTTTTCTAAATCGGAAGtgtaatataagagcgtttttttACACTAGTGAcatgagacggagggagtactatataaGCGCGTTTTAGTGTTGATTCATTCATTTCAGTCCGTGTGTAATGGGATCGGACGATGATGACGACGTGCGTCGCACCTCTTTAAGAGAAACAACAACACTATTGACTGCATAACAAAACTACACTTGTCATCATCGTCCGGAGCCGCCACCCGGAGCCACATGTTGTATGATGCGATTGCTTTATAATATAAAACAGGGAAACCTCTTATCGTCAGAACGACATGGGGAggatccgaagatgaaagaaaaaaagagaaacaaCAACATCATTGACTGCATAACAAAACTACACTTGTCATCATCGTCCGGAGCCGCCACCCGGAGCCACATGTTGTATGATGCGATTGCTTTGTAATATAAAACAGGGAAACCTCTTATCGTCAGAACGACATGGGGAGGATCCGAGATGAAAGAAAAAAGAGAAACAACAACACCATTAACTGCATAACAAAACTACACTTGTCATCATCGTCCGGAGCCGCCACCTGGAGCCACTGAcgcaccacctccacctccaggGAGCTGAGCCGCCGTGCAAAGACCAGCAACCCGCCCCAACCCATATAGGGCCCAAAGGGGCCTAGATATGGGCCGAGCGGGCGCCGCTGAACCCGCACCACCATGCCGCCCCACGACCAACAATCGCGCCACCGCACCGAGGGCACCCGAGGCTCGCGGGATCCTCGCCGCGAGCCGCACTGCTGCCATCAGGAGACCACTCGCCCCCTTCCACGCGATCAGGTAAGACCGGTCCGCCACCAGCAGCACCGCGCGGGCAAGGCCTGACGGTCCACTCCGACGATGGTGGCAGGGGAGACGGACTTGAGGAGAGGGGAGGGGTTCGCCCGTCGCCCAGGGGTGGCGAGCGAGCGAACCGGGGGAGGGGGAAGATGTTGTTCTTCCGCTGCTTTCTGTTAAATTTAATTGAAGCCAACAATTTGCTGGATGTAaaaaaaacatcttatatttgtgaacagAGAGTGGTAAAAACTACATTGGAGTTGAACCAACTATTTTTGCGTGTGCACGTAGGATAGGTCTAGCGGGACACGGTCCCGGTCGCTGTGGATATCTTGTGAGCCTGACCGCGGGGTACTACTGGTGTCAGCGAGTAGTAAGATACAGTAGCACATGTGGTGAGCGTGTCACATGACCTGCCAAAGTTGTTTCTCACGGAGGTCAAGCCGCAGCAGCGGAGGCAGCGCATGAGGGCAAAGGAGCGCCTGTTTCGAGGTGAAAAGAGGACAGATTCACCGCAGTCAACAGTGGACGTGTGCCTGTGCCTGCCCCTTTCCTTGGCCGCTTTCTCCGGGGTTTTGGACTCCCTCCCTCTCTGCGATCTCCACCGTCCACGCCCCCTGCTCGCTCGTGTCCGGTGCGTAGACACACAGGACGACTTCCATCAATTGCCTCGGCAGCGAGCAGCGTAGCGTAGCAGAGTCTTCACATTCACAGGCAGGTCAAAGAACGGAGCCATGCATGTTACTGTGCCTGCCTGCATGCTGACTTGCAGCGCTGTTTTTTTACCTCCCCTGCCATATCAGCTCATCATTACCACCCTTCAGGCAAAACCTGCATAATGCGTACGAAAATGCAACCGTATCCTCCTTTTCACCGAGAGCAAAACTCCTTTGAGTTACTATTAGATAACCCAAGCTAGGTGGCACATGATTAAGGTGGAcgatgcttcggtgccttaaggcacttATCTTTGTGTCTATGACATATGGGTCCAACAAATGGTTGGTCCACATGTCAATAACCCAAAGACAGGTGACTTTAAGGCATCGAAGGTGCGTCCGATTAAGGTGGTAGGAAGGATTCAGTTAACCCATGAGCATTTGATCTGAACACCTGACGTAACAAGAGAGTAAAAAGGCGAGCAGCCTTGCACCGCACGGAGCAACATAGCATGTGGGGATAAATAAAGAAGAAAAGAGTTTCCAGATCTGGATAGAAGAGAGTCGCCCGCCGGGAGCCCTCACCTCGCCTCACCTCTAGTCCAGTCCAGTAATAATAACaataaaaactttgcatagaAAAGGAGCGAGGTTGGTAAGTTTTTGGCCAGGCATAAACATACGTCGCCACCATAAACAAAGCATCGGAACAGCCGGACAGAGCAGAGGACCGATCGTCGATCGGAATAGGCGTACGATTCCCATAGGCAGCAGTACCCTCTCCCTCCGGTAGCACTTGCCCTCACCGCACCTCCCTCAAGTTCATCCGTCGCCCTCACGCTCCACGCACGCACGCGGCCACCGAGAGAAGCAGAAGCAGCTCCGGGACAAGGGAAGGGGGACATTCACAAGGCAGCCCGGCCCGGTGGTTCCGTCGGTTAGGTGATCAGCTCCTCGGCAACAACTCCGAGAAACCCCGCCTCCTTGTGGACGATTTTTGCGTCAGGTGAGATTCCTCTTCCTCTCCATTATAGGAGAGCGTCCCTCATTACCCCCCTCTCTTTCCTGTGGGTTTCTGGCCTGTGTGTGATGTGGCTGCAGATTTCTTTCAGGTTTTAGCTTGGCTGGGTTCGCCTGCGAGATCAGGCCGGAGGAGAGGAGCCGTTCTTGAGCTCGGCTGCGCCGGCCTGCTGCAGTGGAGTGGCTCAGCAATGAGTCGCAGCTGCTCCAAGAGGTTCGCACCATGTGGCATTATGCGTCTGAAACATGCTTGCGGTTTCTTTACAGCACCCTGTGTTGGATTCTGGATGATATGATTCTGCATTTCTTAGGTAGAAGAAGCACCCGTTGCCGAACTCGCATCAGCGCTGGTTTTGTTCTAGGAGAATTAATAATGCTCAGAATGGAGAGCGTGGATTCGCCCTCTCCGAGGTGCTATGCTCAGCATCAACAGGTATCCAGAGATGAAATGCGCCCTTAATTCTTGCGCCATTGTTTTTCCTCTTATTAATGTGCATACGCAGAGTCAGTTTCCCTGTCAAATTGTGGCAGCAGCTAATCCTGGGATATTTTTCTCTATCTATCATTTTTCCTTCCTGTACAATTTCTCCATCTCTGAGCCACTTTGTTCTGTCAAGGATCAGGACCGTCTTGGTACTGTATTTGCTAGATACCTTGAGCTCGGGGTACATGTGTTTTTTACTGCAAATATCTCATACTTCTCCCTGCCTCACCATTTTCTGTGtgtttttttctttccttttttgcAAGAATGATGGGGAACCGAAGGACCATAAGAGCACCAGTAAAAGGCAGTCACACAGCACTGAGATTCCATGCTCTTTGGTACAAGAGGTAAATGATTGAAATCAACAAAAATCCCATTTTGGCTCACTACTACTGCATTCCATGGCATATGGCCCATGCCGGACCTCTCTTATTAATTGCTTTCGACTTGCTTGATTGTTTCTTAGTTGCTCGTGATTCTGACTTGTCCCTCTTCTCTTAAATGCCATATCCATGGGCTAATTTGGCCAATTATACGAATTTCTGTAGGAAAATGTCAATTATACAAATTTTGAGATTCAGTTCTTGTTCATCACTTGTGTCCATACTTGGTAGACAATATTACATGAAAAAAATTACTCAGTTGCGGCGAGTAAAAAATGAATTCCAAATTTGAGAAATTTAAGGTGCACACAAGCTCGTTATCCCAGTACAGTATAGCACCAGAGAATCAGTTGGACTGTATGTTTGTTGACATATATGGTTGTACTTCAATTCGGTTCAGAAACTCATGATGATGCTACTCCTGCAGGTCCAGCACCTTGAGAAGCGACTAAATGATCAATTTGCCATGCGGCGCGCTCTAGAGAAAGCATTAGGTCACAAGCCCTGTGCTATCAATTTATCGAGAGACTGCTACATTCCAAAGGTATTTTTTTTCCTGATATAGTGATGCCGGAAGAATCAGAAAGTTCAGAGTTAATGTTGTATGCACCTCTTTTTGGAGGGCAGTATGTTTGAATTCTTGATTCGAAAAAACTATCTTTCATGTCATGCCAGCCAGCCGAGAAGCTCATAAAGGAGATTGCGGTACTGGAGCTAGAAGTCATATGCTTGGAGCAGCATCTCCTGACGCTCTACCGGCAGGCCTTTGACCAACAATTGTGCAGCACGGTTTCTGCTTGTGACATGGAGAGAAGAAACAGGCAATCGACAAGGTCGTTTTCCGGCACACTCTCTGAAACTTCGGCGCACGATTTCTCAACCCCAAAGAAGCAACAGTTGGTGCAGTCCAGCCGCATGGTTCAGGCACGCAGGTCGACAACGGCAGCGCTTAATACTGAACCCGGCATTTCACGGCACAATGACAGCAAGACCATTATCGGGCGCAGCCATTCCTCGCTCCTGCCGCGTTCCATCTGCTCGGCTAGAGTATCTCCTTCAGCGAACAATCTCGCTAGAGCTCTTAAACCATGTCATACCTCGCCTCTAACGTTCGTTGAGGTACATAACAATGCCTGAAAACTCTCGTCATGTGTAACCAGCTTATATGATCTTGTAGCAATGTTGATACTAAACATCGCTTTTATGATGCAGGAGGGCAAGTGCATGGATACCAGTGTTGTGAGCTTAGCAGATATCCTGGGTACCAGGATTGCAGATCATGTCCCTCAAACACCTAACAAGATATCCGAGGACATGATCAAATGCATTGCTGGCATATACATCAGGCTCAGAGATGTTAGCGCCGTGCAACGCTCCTTCTTCCCCTCACCATGCTCGTCCTTTTCATCGGCGAGTGGGATCTCTTCCAAATTTACTGGGGATATATGGAGCCCCAGATGCAGGAAAGAGAGCTTCATCGAGGCATGGCAGGACAGCTCATTCAGTTCAGGTGATTTGGGCCAGCAATGTGATTCTGTGATTGAGGTGTCTGCTCTCTGCAAGGGGGCCCAGAGGTCTGCCGATGTGAAAGACATGTTGTGTAAATACAAGTGAGTATTTTTTTTCATGCCATATCGATGTGTTTCAGTCCATATATTGAGCAAATTATCCATACATCTGTTTGTATTTGACTGACTGTTGTGTTGTCACTCTGCAGATCACTTGTTCAGCTGCTAGAAACGGTTGATCTCGGTGGAATGAAGAATGAAGAAAAGCTCGCTTTCTGGATCAATGTGCACAATGCCATGATGATGCATGTAATGCAACTATAGTTCCTTAGCCTGTACTCATATATCTGACCATATTCTTAGTCCTAACATGGTTATTTTTTCAGGCTCATGTTGAATACGGGATCCCGCAGAGCAACAGCAAGAGAATGCTGCTTACCAAGGTCATACCCACATCTAACAGGAACCTCCTTAGATATAACAGCACCTGCTCATGCCATCTCAAAATTTTAACCTGGCAAACATTTTTGCACCACAGGTATCCTACATCATCAATGGCCAGAGGGTGAACGCAGAGTTGATCGAGTACCAGATCTTGTGCTGCCGAGTACACTCTTCCGGACAGGTCCAGAATTCTACCTCCTCTTCTCAATTCCCAAACTCCATTTTCTTTTGCTAGTTGGCATTGCAAATAATGGTTCTGATTAGCTCTGCTTCCCTTTTGAAATTCTGCAGTGGTTCAGGCTGCTCCTGTACCCGAGATGGAAGCCCAGGGACAAGGACGAGC encodes:
- the LOC125552411 gene encoding uncharacterized protein LOC125552411, with the protein product MLRMESVDSPSPRCYAQHQQNDGEPKDHKSTSKRQSHSTEIPCSLVQEVQHLEKRLNDQFAMRRALEKALGHKPCAINLSRDCYIPKPAEKLIKEIAVLELEVICLEQHLLTLYRQAFDQQLCSTVSACDMERRNRQSTRSFSGTLSETSAHDFSTPKKQQLVQSSRMVQARRSTTAALNTEPGISRHNDSKTIIGRSHSSLLPRSICSARVSPSANNLARALKPCHTSPLTFVEEGKCMDTSVVSLADILGTRIADHVPQTPNKISEDMIKCIAGIYIRLRDVSAVQRSFFPSPCSSFSSASGISSKFTGDIWSPRCRKESFIEAWQDSSFSSGDLGQQCDSVIEVSALCKGAQRSADVKDMLCKYKSLVQLLETVDLGGMKNEEKLAFWINVHNAMMMHAHVEYGIPQSNSKRMLLTKVSYIINGQRVNAELIEYQILCCRVHSSGQWFRLLLYPRWKPRDKDELQGFAVDRPEPLVHFALSSGSHSDPVVRLYSPKRVFQQLEAAKEEFIRGNVGVRGSGRGRSRVVLPKVLESYARDAGLAAQELLRVVEPCLPEGLRAAVRQQGRPRGGGGGGVEWRPHNMAFRYALARELVAVGSPAGVPQAVTPLVARSHEP